In a single window of the Arthrobacter zhangbolii genome:
- a CDS encoding DUF3046 domain-containing protein has product MRISDFWRLMDDEFGSAYSRVLAADLVLAPLGGVTAAQALDKGIEPKAVWLAVCDIQDVPQERRLGRDIKPKAT; this is encoded by the coding sequence ATGCGTATCAGTGACTTCTGGCGGCTTATGGATGACGAGTTCGGTTCGGCCTATTCACGGGTCCTTGCCGCTGACCTGGTCCTTGCCCCGCTGGGCGGCGTCACCGCTGCGCAGGCACTGGATAAAGGGATTGAACCGAAGGCGGTGTGGCTGGCGGTATGCGATATCCAGGATGTTCCGCAGGAACGCCGGCTGGGCCGGGATATAAAACCCAAGGCCACCTGA